A genomic segment from Actinoplanes sichuanensis encodes:
- a CDS encoding family 43 glycosylhydrolase, producing the protein MRRIRPLRAALVTLLMTVPAYVAVAFNPLSSDAAVGFTNPVAAAPYGADPWVGFDNGYYYLAATTWNNQVVIKKAKSVAALPGATENVVYTGTAAASCCNVWAPSLHKLNGPNGTRWYLYYSAGTAACCDGQRSFVLESSGTDPMGPYSFKGRLEVQANNGWAIDGSVATIGGKNYFLYSSWVGDLQSLFIAPMSNPWTVSAHGTRISYPTYDWEKVGGNTEEGPYILQHGGKTFLTFSASSCNTPDYKLGMLTLTGSDPLVASSWAKKSTPIFQRSDANSVYGPGHHSFFTSPDGTETWMAYHANETTAQGCGATRTTRLKKVDFNSDGTPNLGTPDKLATTLVAPSGDPGGGVSYPVGGTRYRLVNQASGKVLDAKDCAVANGTAIRQWSSLGNACQQWTFTKTSSNYYRITNANSGTVLDSVDCGAANGTAVDLWASLGNACQEWSLTPINGGYLIANRGNGLVLDVTDCGTADGVAVRQWASLGNTCQQWKLTA; encoded by the coding sequence ATGCGGCGCATCCGACCTCTCCGAGCCGCGCTGGTCACGCTGCTGATGACCGTCCCGGCCTATGTGGCAGTCGCCTTCAACCCGCTGAGCAGCGACGCCGCCGTCGGGTTCACCAATCCGGTCGCGGCCGCCCCGTACGGCGCGGACCCGTGGGTGGGCTTCGACAACGGCTACTACTACCTGGCCGCCACGACCTGGAACAACCAGGTGGTGATCAAGAAGGCCAAGTCGGTGGCCGCGCTGCCCGGCGCCACCGAGAACGTCGTGTACACCGGCACCGCCGCGGCGAGTTGCTGCAACGTGTGGGCGCCGTCGCTGCACAAACTGAACGGGCCGAACGGGACACGCTGGTACCTGTACTACTCGGCCGGGACGGCGGCCTGCTGCGACGGGCAGCGCTCGTTCGTCCTCGAATCGTCCGGCACCGACCCGATGGGGCCGTACTCGTTCAAGGGCCGGCTCGAGGTCCAGGCGAACAACGGCTGGGCGATCGACGGCAGTGTCGCGACGATCGGCGGGAAGAACTACTTCCTCTACTCGTCGTGGGTCGGTGACCTGCAGAGCCTGTTCATCGCGCCGATGAGCAACCCGTGGACGGTCAGCGCCCACGGCACCCGGATCTCCTACCCGACGTACGACTGGGAGAAGGTCGGCGGCAACACCGAGGAGGGGCCGTACATCCTCCAGCACGGCGGGAAGACGTTCCTGACCTTCTCCGCCAGCTCGTGCAACACGCCCGACTACAAGCTGGGCATGCTCACCCTGACCGGCAGTGATCCGCTCGTCGCGTCGTCGTGGGCGAAGAAGAGCACACCGATCTTCCAGCGGTCCGACGCGAACAGCGTCTACGGGCCGGGTCACCACTCGTTCTTCACGTCGCCGGACGGCACCGAGACGTGGATGGCCTACCACGCCAACGAGACCACCGCCCAGGGCTGCGGAGCCACCCGCACGACAAGGCTCAAGAAAGTCGATTTCAACAGCGACGGCACACCGAATCTGGGTACGCCGGACAAGCTCGCCACCACCCTCGTCGCCCCCTCCGGCGACCCGGGTGGCGGCGTGTCGTACCCGGTGGGCGGCACCAGGTACCGCCTCGTCAATCAGGCGAGCGGCAAGGTGCTGGACGCCAAGGACTGCGCCGTCGCCAACGGCACCGCGATCCGGCAGTGGTCGTCGCTCGGCAACGCCTGTCAACAGTGGACGTTCACCAAGACGAGCAGCAACTACTACCGGATCACCAACGCCAACAGCGGAACCGTGCTCGACTCGGTCGACTGCGGCGCCGCCAACGGCACCGCCGTCGATCTGTGGGCGTCACTCGGGAACGCCTGCCAGGAGTGGAGCCTCACCCCGATCAACGGCGGCTACCTGATCGCCAACCGGGGTAACGGCCTGGTCCTCGACGTCACCGACTGCGGCACCGCCGACGGTGTCGCGGTGCGCCAGTGGGCGTCCCTGGGTAACACCTGCCAGCAGTGGAAACTCACCGCCTGA
- a CDS encoding tetratricopeptide repeat protein: protein MPERFVEPFPFWPAESESDSGDRHPAAPSVAWDPASDEQTLRRALAHGDVECWVTLSRLLRDQGRTAEVRQLCEQSATTATQPQLTRFVELSAQNFDAASGARFQYELITRFPAEATALEHGARLLATSGHYELAMNVQREALRRGTDRTYFMINPWRTMRVLTEAGRFDDAEELMRAYADEMFAAVPLSLLLQVRGHPAEGEELLRAHPSAGHLYVRFALFTLLERAGRPDEAAAVRPPEGWPHQMRGQLPASNSPQEAIWSVTDLLGRAFAV from the coding sequence ATGCCTGAGCGTTTCGTGGAGCCGTTTCCGTTCTGGCCGGCCGAGTCCGAGTCCGACTCCGGTGACCGGCATCCGGCGGCGCCGTCGGTGGCGTGGGATCCGGCGTCGGATGAGCAGACGCTGCGGCGGGCGCTGGCCCACGGCGACGTCGAGTGCTGGGTCACGCTGTCGCGACTGCTGCGCGACCAGGGCCGCACGGCCGAGGTCCGACAGCTCTGCGAGCAGTCGGCGACGACCGCCACCCAGCCGCAGCTGACCAGGTTCGTCGAGCTCAGCGCGCAGAACTTCGACGCCGCCTCGGGTGCCCGCTTCCAGTACGAGCTGATCACCAGGTTTCCCGCCGAGGCGACGGCCCTGGAGCACGGCGCCCGGCTGCTGGCCACGAGCGGCCACTACGAACTGGCGATGAACGTCCAGCGGGAGGCGCTGCGGCGCGGCACCGACCGGACCTACTTCATGATCAACCCGTGGCGGACCATGCGGGTGCTGACCGAGGCGGGCCGGTTCGACGACGCCGAGGAACTGATGCGGGCGTACGCCGACGAGATGTTCGCCGCCGTGCCGCTGTCGTTGCTGCTGCAGGTGCGCGGCCACCCCGCCGAGGGTGAGGAGTTGCTGCGCGCCCATCCGTCGGCGGGCCACCTGTACGTGCGGTTCGCGCTGTTCACCCTGCTGGAGCGGGCCGGCCGGCCCGACGAGGCGGCCGCGGTCCGGCCACCGGAGGGCTGGCCGCACCAGATGCGCGGCCAGCTTCCGGCGTCGAACAGCCCGCAGGAGGCGATCTGGTCGGTGACCGACCTCCTGGGACGGGCGTTCGCGGTGTGA
- the dusB gene encoding tRNA dihydrouridine synthase DusB, with the protein MLGDHAVNPPVVLAPMAGITNVAFRRLCREQGGGVYVCEMITTRALVERIPKTLKMIAFAEDEGFRSLQLYGVDPEVTAAAVRMVGEDDLADHIDLNFGCPVPKVTRRGGGSALPWRRRLFGRIVSQAVAAAKPFGIPVTIKMRKGIDDDHLTYVEAGLAAQDAGVTAVALHARTAEQRYSGQADWDAIATLKQALDVPVLGNGDIWEGSDALRMVEHTGCDGVVVGRGCLGRPWLFADLEAAFTKGADYRPVLPTLGEVAKIIARHAQLLVEALEDERHGCADFRKHVAWYLKGFPVGGELRRSLAMISSLAELDDLLAKLDPTVPFPVEALGQPRGRVNAPGKVSLPHGWLDSRDDETVPEGAETDESGG; encoded by the coding sequence ATGCTCGGCGACCATGCCGTTAATCCGCCCGTCGTGCTCGCGCCGATGGCCGGCATCACCAACGTGGCGTTCCGGCGGCTCTGCCGCGAGCAGGGCGGCGGGGTCTACGTCTGCGAGATGATCACGACCCGGGCGCTGGTGGAGCGGATCCCCAAGACGCTCAAGATGATCGCGTTCGCCGAGGACGAGGGTTTCCGCAGCCTGCAGCTCTACGGGGTGGACCCGGAGGTGACCGCGGCCGCGGTGCGGATGGTCGGCGAGGACGACCTGGCCGACCACATCGATCTGAACTTCGGCTGTCCGGTTCCGAAGGTCACCCGCCGCGGTGGTGGTTCGGCCCTGCCGTGGCGGCGCCGACTGTTCGGGCGGATCGTGAGTCAGGCGGTGGCGGCGGCGAAACCGTTCGGCATCCCGGTGACGATCAAGATGCGCAAGGGCATCGACGACGACCATCTGACGTACGTCGAGGCCGGTCTCGCCGCACAGGACGCCGGCGTGACCGCGGTGGCCCTGCACGCCCGCACCGCCGAGCAGCGTTACTCCGGCCAGGCCGACTGGGATGCGATCGCCACCCTGAAGCAGGCCCTGGACGTGCCGGTGCTCGGCAACGGCGACATCTGGGAGGGTTCGGACGCGCTGCGCATGGTCGAGCACACCGGCTGCGACGGTGTCGTGGTGGGCCGTGGCTGCCTGGGCCGCCCGTGGCTCTTCGCCGACCTGGAGGCCGCGTTCACCAAGGGCGCCGACTACCGGCCGGTGCTGCCGACCCTGGGCGAGGTTGCCAAGATCATCGCCCGGCACGCGCAGCTGCTGGTCGAGGCGTTGGAGGACGAGCGGCACGGTTGCGCCGACTTCCGCAAGCACGTGGCGTGGTATCTGAAGGGCTTCCCGGTCGGTGGTGAGCTGCGCCGGAGCCTGGCGATGATCTCGTCGCTGGCCGAGCTGGACGATCTGCTGGCCAAGCTCGACCCGACCGTGCCGTTCCCGGTCGAGGCGCTGGGTCAGCCCCGGGGTCGGGTCAACGCGCCGGGCAAGGTGTCGCTCCCGCACGGCTGGCTGGACAGCCGCGACGACGAGACGGTCCCGGAGGGCGCCGAAACCGACGAATCAGGCGGCTGA
- a CDS encoding XdhC family protein, whose translation MTDEGSPRRLIAVFESPVSEMLFRFGVELGFRTVLVEPDPTRLAGTPRPHGDTYVSDLVAAAADEHTDILLTDHHRPEIGALLKEALAGRSRWIGILGNPRAEGPHVAALRELGVPDDEISRVRRPVGLNIGSRTPPEIAVAVLAGLIADRNHRPGGFEF comes from the coding sequence ATGACTGATGAGGGAAGCCCGCGGCGGCTGATCGCCGTTTTCGAGTCGCCGGTGTCGGAGATGCTGTTCCGCTTCGGGGTGGAGCTGGGCTTCCGGACGGTGCTGGTCGAGCCCGATCCGACCCGCCTGGCCGGGACGCCACGGCCGCACGGTGACACCTACGTCAGCGACCTGGTCGCGGCCGCGGCGGACGAGCACACCGACATCCTGCTGACCGACCATCACCGGCCGGAGATCGGCGCGCTGCTCAAGGAGGCACTGGCCGGGCGGTCCCGGTGGATCGGCATCCTCGGCAACCCGCGCGCCGAGGGGCCGCACGTGGCGGCGCTGCGTGAACTGGGCGTGCCGGACGACGAGATCAGCCGGGTGCGTCGTCCGGTCGGATTGAACATCGGTAGCCGTACCCCACCGGAGATCGCCGTGGCGGTGCTTGCGGGACTGATCGCCGACCGCAACCACCGCCCCGGCGGTTTCGAGTTCTGA
- a CDS encoding trypsin-like serine protease: MTSSRRGLAAGLSAATLTTLLAGSVPAMGVGNGSAVAEGTYGFVAHIAVGQAGAGAACTGALIDPQWVITAAACFGSGAPDATITIGGQVRESARLVKHPDRNVVLVKLDKPTTIAPVAIGTTAPAVGDVLRIAGYGRTATTWIPGALHAAQFQVTGVGTGLLDVAGVSGTQPSVCKGDAGGPALRESGGTVELVALNHTSAQGGCLGQTETARTAVETRVDDLAAWIRTYAPGGLAEDHRDDVTMVYSYASGALGPFTFTTAANGAMSAKGGCNTAAGLYTTSVKIFRGDFNGDDIVDQVVLHNSANNTLSFTTFLTRPDGTCSAGVQSWTSSTFGSYSRMLMTSGDYNGDGRDDIAGFYNYADYGIGLFTWLSSPTGTFSASSRPWYNAPSPYWGEIGRMKVFSGDFNGDGLDDIGSFYGYADYSVGIYSWIAKPGGGFNEDQRAWYVPAEPYWGDPKRLRIAAGDFNGDGRGDVAGLYNYANGNLAVLTWTAKADGTFNNAFSSWKSTSAVWGSWDTTRLTSGDFNGDGRDDLSALFGATDGSLSLNTLVAAENGGFAAPVKAWGSTTFGSYGSINLPEDPV; the protein is encoded by the coding sequence ATGACATCGAGTAGACGGGGGCTGGCCGCCGGGTTGTCGGCGGCCACACTGACGACGTTGCTCGCCGGGAGCGTGCCGGCGATGGGTGTCGGAAACGGCTCGGCGGTCGCCGAGGGGACGTACGGATTCGTCGCGCACATCGCGGTGGGTCAGGCCGGTGCTGGGGCGGCCTGTACCGGAGCGCTGATCGACCCGCAATGGGTGATCACCGCCGCGGCCTGCTTCGGGTCGGGTGCGCCGGACGCCACGATCACCATCGGCGGACAGGTGCGCGAATCAGCCCGGCTGGTGAAACACCCGGACCGCAACGTGGTGCTGGTCAAACTGGACAAACCGACGACGATCGCGCCTGTCGCGATCGGCACGACCGCCCCGGCCGTGGGTGACGTGCTGCGGATCGCCGGGTACGGCCGCACCGCCACCACCTGGATCCCGGGCGCGCTGCACGCCGCCCAGTTCCAGGTCACCGGAGTCGGCACGGGACTGCTGGACGTGGCCGGGGTCAGCGGCACCCAACCCAGCGTCTGCAAGGGCGACGCGGGCGGGCCCGCACTGCGCGAGAGCGGCGGTACGGTCGAACTGGTCGCCCTCAACCACACCTCCGCACAGGGTGGTTGCCTGGGGCAGACCGAGACCGCCCGGACCGCGGTCGAGACCCGGGTCGACGATCTGGCCGCCTGGATCCGCACGTACGCGCCGGGCGGGCTCGCCGAGGACCACCGCGACGACGTCACCATGGTCTACAGCTACGCCTCCGGGGCGCTCGGCCCGTTCACCTTCACCACCGCCGCCAACGGTGCGATGAGCGCGAAGGGTGGCTGCAACACCGCGGCCGGGCTCTACACCACGAGCGTCAAGATCTTCCGGGGCGACTTCAACGGTGACGACATCGTCGACCAGGTGGTGCTGCACAACTCGGCGAACAACACGCTGTCGTTCACCACGTTCCTCACCAGACCGGACGGCACGTGTTCGGCCGGTGTCCAGTCGTGGACCAGTTCGACCTTCGGCTCGTACAGCCGGATGCTGATGACCAGCGGCGACTACAACGGCGACGGCCGTGACGACATCGCCGGGTTCTACAACTACGCCGACTACGGGATCGGACTGTTCACCTGGCTGTCCAGCCCCACCGGAACATTCAGCGCGTCCAGCCGGCCCTGGTACAACGCGCCCAGCCCGTACTGGGGCGAGATCGGCCGGATGAAGGTCTTCTCCGGTGACTTCAACGGGGACGGGCTCGACGACATCGGGTCGTTCTACGGCTACGCCGACTACAGCGTGGGCATCTACTCCTGGATCGCCAAGCCGGGTGGTGGCTTCAACGAGGACCAGCGGGCCTGGTACGTGCCGGCCGAGCCGTACTGGGGTGACCCGAAACGGCTCCGGATCGCGGCCGGTGACTTCAACGGCGACGGCCGGGGTGACGTGGCCGGGCTCTACAACTACGCCAACGGCAACCTGGCCGTGCTCACCTGGACCGCCAAGGCCGACGGCACCTTCAACAACGCGTTCAGCTCGTGGAAGAGCACCAGTGCGGTGTGGGGTTCCTGGGACACCACCCGGCTCACCTCGGGCGACTTCAACGGCGACGGCCGCGACGACCTGTCCGCACTGTTCGGCGCGACCGACGGGAGTCTCTCGCTGAACACTCTGGTCGCCGCCGAGAACGGTGGCTTCGCGGCCCCGGTCAAGGCCTGGGGATCCACCACCTTCGGCTCCTACGGCAGCATCAACCTGCCGGAGGACCCGGTCTGA
- a CDS encoding glycine--tRNA ligase, with protein sequence MPADRIDSVVSLAKRRGFVFPSSEIYGGTRSAWDYGPLGVELKENVRRQWWRTMVQQRDDIVGLDSAVILSRDVWAASGHLDAFVDPLTECQSCHKRFRADHLEEAFEAKHGKLPASLQELNCPNCGNKGTFTEPKMFNGLMKTYLGPTESADGLHYLRPETAQGIFVNYNNVATAARKKPPFGIAQVGKSFRNEITPGNFIFRTREFEQMEMEFFVPPGADEEWHEYWLQERWNWYRDLGLSESNLRFYEHPKEKLSHYSKRTVDIEYRFQFGGTEFAELEGVANRTDFDLTTHSKHSGVDLSFFDQEKGERWVPYVIEPAAGLTRAVLAFLLEAYDEDEAPNTKGGVDKRTVMRFDPRLAPVKVAVLPLSRNPELSPKAKELSANLRKRWVVEFDDSQAIGRRYRRQDEIGTPFCVTVDFDTLTDNAVTVRDRDTMKQERVSLDQIEDYLIKRLPGC encoded by the coding sequence ATGCCTGCCGACCGTATCGACAGCGTCGTCAGCCTGGCCAAGCGCCGGGGCTTCGTCTTCCCCTCCAGCGAGATCTACGGAGGGACCCGTTCGGCCTGGGACTACGGTCCGCTCGGCGTGGAGCTGAAGGAGAACGTCCGCCGGCAGTGGTGGCGGACCATGGTCCAGCAGCGCGACGACATCGTCGGCCTGGACTCGGCGGTCATCCTGTCCCGTGACGTGTGGGCCGCCTCCGGGCACCTCGACGCGTTCGTCGACCCGCTGACCGAGTGCCAGTCCTGCCACAAGCGCTTCCGGGCCGACCATCTGGAGGAGGCGTTCGAGGCCAAGCACGGCAAGCTGCCGGCGTCCCTCCAGGAGCTGAACTGCCCGAACTGCGGCAACAAGGGCACCTTCACCGAGCCGAAGATGTTCAACGGCCTGATGAAGACCTACCTCGGCCCGACCGAGAGCGCCGACGGCCTGCACTACCTGCGTCCGGAGACCGCCCAGGGCATCTTCGTCAACTACAACAACGTGGCGACCGCGGCCCGCAAGAAGCCGCCGTTCGGCATCGCGCAGGTCGGCAAGAGCTTCCGCAACGAGATCACCCCGGGCAACTTCATCTTCCGTACGCGTGAGTTCGAGCAGATGGAGATGGAGTTCTTCGTCCCGCCGGGCGCCGACGAGGAATGGCACGAGTACTGGCTCCAGGAGCGCTGGAACTGGTATCGCGACCTGGGTCTGTCGGAGAGCAACCTGCGGTTCTACGAGCACCCCAAGGAGAAGCTCTCGCACTACTCGAAGCGGACCGTCGACATCGAGTACCGCTTCCAGTTCGGCGGGACCGAGTTCGCCGAGCTCGAGGGTGTCGCCAACCGCACCGACTTCGACCTGACCACGCACTCGAAGCACTCGGGTGTGGACCTCTCCTTCTTCGACCAGGAGAAGGGCGAGCGCTGGGTGCCCTACGTCATCGAGCCGGCGGCCGGCCTCACCCGCGCGGTGCTGGCGTTCCTGCTAGAGGCGTATGACGAGGACGAGGCGCCGAACACCAAGGGCGGCGTGGACAAGCGCACGGTCATGCGGTTCGACCCCCGCCTCGCGCCGGTCAAGGTCGCCGTCCTGCCGCTGTCGCGCAACCCGGAGCTGTCGCCGAAGGCCAAGGAGCTGTCGGCCAACCTGCGCAAGCGCTGGGTCGTCGAGTTCGACGACTCGCAGGCGATCGGCCGTCGGTACCGCCGGCAGGACGAGATCGGTACACCGTTCTGTGTCACCGTCGACTTCGACACCCTCACCGACAACGCGGTGACGGTCCGCGACCGCGACACCATGAAGCAGGAGCGGGTCTCCCTCGACCAGATCGAGGACTACCTGATCAAGCGCCTGCCCGGCTGCTGA
- a CDS encoding antibiotic biosynthesis monooxygenase family protein, whose product MLVLNRFTVPTETQDGFQEQAHAALAALARTPGYRSGRLTRAIEDPTGWTLVTEWESVGAYRRALGAYDVKLYATPLLARSLDEPSAFETLASAEPGADVVVTASDRAADPWR is encoded by the coding sequence ATGCTGGTGCTCAACCGCTTCACGGTCCCCACGGAAACGCAGGACGGCTTCCAGGAGCAGGCGCACGCCGCGCTCGCCGCTCTGGCCCGCACTCCCGGATACCGCTCCGGCCGGCTGACCCGGGCCATCGAGGACCCGACCGGCTGGACCCTGGTCACCGAGTGGGAATCCGTCGGAGCCTACCGGCGTGCCCTGGGTGCCTACGACGTCAAGCTGTACGCCACACCGCTGCTCGCGCGTTCCCTCGACGAGCCGTCGGCCTTCGAGACACTGGCCTCCGCCGAACCGGGCGCCGACGTGGTGGTCACCGCGAGCGACCGGGCGGCCGATCCCTGGCGTTGA
- a CDS encoding DUF6703 family protein — protein sequence MTRTFLNRLARVNPTAAFAGTLALLLAGLFLPDIVGALLLGLLAVGLATLTATTWPVQTPVTRLVRVVLLTLLVVAAVSKTL from the coding sequence GTGACGCGCACATTCCTGAACCGGCTGGCCCGGGTGAATCCGACCGCGGCGTTCGCCGGGACGCTCGCGCTGCTGCTGGCCGGCCTGTTCCTGCCGGACATCGTCGGCGCGCTGCTGCTCGGCCTGCTGGCCGTCGGCCTGGCCACCCTGACCGCGACGACCTGGCCGGTGCAGACGCCGGTCACCCGGCTGGTCCGGGTGGTGCTGCTCACCCTGCTCGTGGTGGCCGCGGTGTCGAAGACCCTGTGA
- a CDS encoding metal ABC transporter substrate-binding protein: protein MMRRLLPALLLLPALTGCGGDSAGADGKLSVVTAFYPLQFVSERVGGDAVTVSTLTKPGAEPHDVELTARQVGAVADAGVIVYLGGFQPAVDDAVKQNGGDRALDATTAVEMISAQEADDHAEEGEAHAEESGGTDPHVWLDPTRLASIADKVAERLGKADPAHAADFTARAAALRTELTTLDGEFKTGLADCTRRELVTSHTAFGYLANRYELAQIGITGIDPEAEPSPQRLAEVAAEAREHGTTTIFFETLVSPKVAETIAKEVGAQTAVLDPIEGLTDDSADYFSVMRANLTALKLGLECS from the coding sequence ATGATGCGCCGCCTGCTTCCCGCCCTGCTCCTGCTGCCCGCTCTCACCGGCTGCGGAGGGGACTCCGCCGGCGCCGACGGCAAGCTTTCCGTGGTCACCGCGTTCTACCCGCTCCAGTTCGTCAGCGAGCGGGTCGGCGGCGACGCGGTGACCGTCTCCACCCTGACCAAGCCGGGCGCCGAGCCGCACGACGTCGAGCTGACCGCCCGGCAGGTCGGTGCGGTCGCCGACGCCGGCGTGATCGTCTACCTGGGCGGCTTCCAGCCGGCCGTCGACGACGCGGTCAAGCAGAACGGCGGCGACCGGGCCCTCGACGCCACCACCGCGGTCGAGATGATCAGCGCGCAGGAGGCGGACGACCACGCCGAGGAGGGCGAGGCACACGCCGAGGAGTCGGGCGGCACCGACCCGCACGTCTGGCTCGACCCGACCCGACTCGCGAGCATCGCCGACAAGGTGGCCGAGCGCCTCGGTAAGGCCGACCCGGCACACGCCGCCGACTTCACCGCCCGCGCCGCCGCGCTGCGCACCGAGCTGACCACGCTGGACGGCGAGTTCAAGACCGGCCTGGCCGACTGCACCCGGCGTGAGCTGGTGACCAGCCACACCGCGTTCGGCTACCTGGCGAACCGTTACGAGCTGGCCCAGATCGGCATCACCGGCATCGACCCGGAGGCCGAGCCGTCGCCGCAGCGCCTCGCCGAGGTGGCCGCCGAGGCCCGCGAGCACGGCACCACCACGATCTTCTTCGAGACCCTGGTCAGCCCCAAGGTGGCTGAGACGATCGCCAAGGAGGTGGGCGCGCAGACCGCGGTCCTGGACCCGATCGAGGGCCTCACCGACGACTCGGCAGACTACTTCTCGGTGATGCGCGCCAACCTGACCGCATTGAAGCTGGGCCTGGAGTGTTCATGA
- a CDS encoding metal ABC transporter ATP-binding protein yields MSVIEVGHLAVGYDGREVLRDVSLSVTAGDVVAILGANGSGKSTLIRTILGLVPSRRGEIQLFGTPQKRFRHWERIGYVPQRLGAGSGVPATVGEVVASGRLARRGVFRLPGRNDRAAVRDALAAVGLLDRIGDPVSTLSGGQQQRTLIARALAGKPDLLVLDEPNAGVDAASQEAFAAALTRFAGDGGTILLVLHELGPLRPLIGRAVVVHDGRIAYEGTPPEPAGHHAEPDHEHLHPHAEEPTAGICEWAPTEGTKAY; encoded by the coding sequence ATGAGTGTCATAGAGGTCGGTCACCTTGCGGTCGGTTACGACGGGCGGGAGGTCCTGCGGGACGTCTCGCTGAGCGTCACGGCCGGAGACGTCGTCGCGATCCTCGGCGCCAACGGCTCCGGCAAATCCACCCTGATCCGGACGATCCTCGGCCTGGTCCCGTCCCGCCGGGGCGAGATCCAGCTGTTCGGGACGCCACAGAAGCGGTTCCGGCACTGGGAGCGGATCGGGTATGTGCCGCAGCGGCTCGGCGCCGGCAGCGGCGTGCCGGCCACCGTCGGCGAGGTCGTCGCCTCCGGCCGGCTGGCCCGGCGCGGCGTCTTCCGTCTCCCCGGCCGAAACGACCGGGCGGCGGTACGGGACGCGCTTGCCGCGGTCGGGCTGCTGGACCGGATCGGCGACCCGGTGTCGACGCTCTCCGGCGGCCAGCAGCAGCGCACCCTGATCGCCCGGGCACTGGCCGGAAAGCCGGACCTGTTGGTGCTGGACGAGCCGAACGCCGGGGTGGACGCGGCCAGCCAGGAGGCGTTCGCCGCGGCGCTGACCCGATTCGCCGGTGACGGCGGGACGATCCTGCTGGTCCTGCACGAGCTGGGCCCGCTACGGCCACTGATCGGGCGGGCCGTGGTGGTGCACGACGGGCGGATCGCGTACGAGGGCACGCCCCCCGAACCGGCCGGTCATCACGCCGAACCCGACCACGAACATCTGCACCCGCATGCCGAGGAACCGACGGCCGGCATCTGCGAGTGGGCGCCCACCGAGGGAACGAAGGCGTACTGA
- a CDS encoding metal ABC transporter permease: MDLLTQPFMQRALIAALIIGLAAPALGIYLVQRRLSLIGDGIGHVALTGVGLGLLTGNDPVYTAVIVSALGAIGVELIRERGRTSGDLALAMLFYGGIAGGVLLVGLSDGSGNSSLMQYLFGSPLTTSDTDLMVIGGLGAAVLTAMLFFRPALFALCNDEEYARVSGLPVRLLNILLAVTTAVTVTIAMRTVGLLLVSAMMVVPVAAAQQVTRGFVSTMTLAMVIGVAAGGGGILVSAEANTAPGATTVLLALAVFVAAAVGGSVRHRLRRPAPQPVASEPPDVVLHG; the protein is encoded by the coding sequence ATGGACCTGCTCACCCAGCCGTTCATGCAGCGGGCCCTGATCGCCGCGCTGATCATCGGGCTGGCCGCCCCGGCCCTCGGCATCTACCTGGTGCAGCGCCGCCTGTCACTGATCGGCGACGGGATCGGGCACGTAGCGCTCACCGGCGTCGGGTTGGGCCTGCTCACCGGCAACGATCCGGTGTACACGGCGGTCATCGTGTCGGCTCTGGGCGCGATCGGGGTGGAGTTGATCCGTGAGCGTGGCCGTACCTCCGGGGATCTGGCCCTGGCCATGCTCTTCTACGGCGGCATCGCCGGTGGTGTGCTGCTCGTCGGACTGTCCGACGGCAGCGGCAACAGCAGTCTCATGCAGTACCTGTTCGGCTCCCCGCTGACCACCTCGGACACCGACCTGATGGTGATCGGCGGGCTGGGCGCGGCGGTGCTGACGGCCATGCTGTTCTTCCGGCCGGCCCTGTTCGCGCTCTGCAACGACGAGGAGTACGCACGGGTCAGCGGCCTGCCGGTCCGGCTCCTGAACATCCTGCTGGCGGTGACCACCGCGGTGACCGTGACGATCGCCATGCGTACCGTCGGCCTGCTGCTCGTCTCCGCGATGATGGTCGTCCCGGTCGCCGCCGCCCAGCAGGTGACCCGCGGTTTCGTCAGCACCATGACGTTGGCCATGGTGATCGGGGTGGCCGCCGGCGGCGGCGGCATCCTGGTGTCCGCCGAGGCGAACACCGCCCCCGGCGCGACCACCGTGCTGTTGGCCCTGGCCGTCTTCGTGGCCGCCGCGGTCGGCGGATCGGTCCGGCACCGGCTGCGCCGGCCCGCGCCGCAGCCGGTCGCGTCCGAGCCCCCGGATGTCGTGTTGCATGGCTGA
- a CDS encoding ArsR/SmtB family transcription factor — protein sequence MTTTTGYEAYESAGALLRALSAPIRVAIVVELGVGERCVHDLVEKLGAPQPLVSQHLRVLRGAGVVRGVRRGREIAYSLVDEHVAHIVADAVSHARESRQ from the coding sequence ATGACGACGACCACCGGTTACGAAGCGTACGAATCGGCGGGGGCACTGTTGCGTGCTCTCTCCGCGCCGATCCGTGTCGCCATCGTGGTCGAGCTGGGCGTGGGCGAGCGCTGTGTGCACGATCTCGTGGAGAAACTCGGCGCCCCGCAGCCGCTGGTGTCGCAGCACCTGCGGGTCCTGCGCGGGGCGGGTGTGGTGCGGGGTGTGCGACGGGGCCGGGAGATCGCATACTCCCTGGTGGACGAACACGTCGCCCACATCGTCGCCGACGCCGTGAGCCACGCCAGGGAGAGCCGACAGTGA